A region from the Aegilops tauschii subsp. strangulata cultivar AL8/78 chromosome 5, Aet v6.0, whole genome shotgun sequence genome encodes:
- the LOC109754079 gene encoding uncharacterized protein, translating to MSMATTALLRLAPLPPQPRLLAPSSKKPSLLLAPLGSGRRAAGALRLARAAGDGLADQTVYNGVYGPWSVDDADVREVLLYRAGLVTAAASFLVAASGAFLPEGNAVGDAVRQGADLFYAAGAGGLGLSLVLIHIYVTPIKRFLQALWAVGVLGSVGTYALAARPLDEGLVRYVLEHPGAMWFVGPTFAALTGLVFKEGLCYGKLEAGILTFVIPILLLGHLSGLMDDGTKMSLLGVWMALFTVFAARKFQQPIKDDIGDKSVFIFNALPEEEKKALLQRLEAPTEQKTE from the exons ATGTCCATGGCCACCACCGCCCTCCTCCGGCTCGCGCCGCTGCCGCCGCAACCCCGGCTCCTCGCCCCGAGCTCCAAGAAACCCTCCCTCCTCCTCGCGCCCCTcggcagcggccgccgcgccgcgGGCGCCCTGCGGCTCGCGAGGGCCGCCGGCGACGGGCTCGCGGACCAGACGGTCTACAACGGCGTGTACGGGCCCTGGTCCGTGGACGACGCGGACGTGCGCGAGGTGCTGCTGTACCGGGCCGGGCTGGTCACGGCCGCCGCGTCCTTCCTGGTGGCCGCCTCGGGGGCGTTCCTGCCGGAGGGGAACGCGGTCGGCGACGCCGTCCGGCAGGGCGCCGACCTCTTCTACGCCGCCGGCGCCGGGGGGCTCGGGCTTTCGCTCGTGCTGATCCACATCTACGTCACCCCCATCAAGCGGTTCCTCCAGGCGCTGTGGGCGGTCGGCGTGCTCGGGTCCGTCGGCACCTACGCCCTCGCCGCGCGGCCGCTCGACGAGGGGCTGGTCCGGTACGTGCTCGAGCACCCCGGGGCGATGTGGTTCGTCGGCCCGACCTTCGCCGCGCTGACTGGCCTCGTCTTCAAGGAAG GTCTCTGCTATGGAAAACTGGAAGCTGGAATCTTGACGTTTGTTATCCCCATCCTTCTTCTCGGACACCTG TCTGGTTTGATGGACGACGGGACAAAAATGAGCCTCTTAGGAGTGTGGATGGCGCTCTTCACCGTGTTCGCCGCGAGGAAATTCCAGCAGCCCATCAAG GATGACATTGGTGACAAGTCGGTTTTCATATTCAACGCCCTCCCCGAAGAGGAAAAGAAAGCTCTGCTGCAGAGGCTCGAGGCGCCAACGGAGCAGAAGACTGAGTAG